Part of the Flagellimonas eckloniae genome, CGCGAAAGGCCTGAACCATCCACCCATCTGGGTTGGTGTTCCAAATCAGCTAAATCATTTTCCAGCATATGAGTTATGACAGTTTTGGTGCTCAGCGTATCCGAAAGCATGGAGGAGGCTGCCATTAGCAATTGCTCTGCTAAAAAATTATCGCTTTTGTGCAACATGAGTTTGTAAATGGAATCAGTTTCAATTCCATAGAGAATCTTTTTATCTCCTGCAGGAAAACTATCAATTAAGGATATATTCTTTTTTAGGTTGTTTTCCAATAAGTGTTTTGTAAGTAGATCACTGGTAATAAAAGGTACTTCCAAAGTATCTTTTTCTGAAGGTGAAATAAAGAAATGATTTATGAATTCATCTCTTTGTTTAGATTCTTCTATTAGAATGACATTTTCCTTAAAAAAAGATGGAGACACGTTTAAACTATCTGGCTTGGAAATAGTGACCACATTTCCATAAAGCGGGAATGTACTTTTCTCTGGGGAAAAATAGGTATCGTAATCTTCCCATGCCCATCCAGGTCCATATTTATCTTCGGCGGAATTTTTTAGATACAAGCTTACATTCTTGAAGGAGTTTAGAAAATTTATCGCGGTACTATCTTCAAAATATGGATGTAGGGCAGATGGATCTCCCGTTCCTTCGGCAAAAAGAGTATCGTTCTGAACATGATATTTAAGTGAAGGAATGTTTTTCGGCAACAATACCAATCCGGTGAAAAAGGTCACAATTTTTAAATTACTCGCTGGAGTAAAATATCTATCACCGTTGGTATTGTAAATCACTTCATCTCTTTCAGTGTCCAAAACAACCAGCCCATGAAAAGAATTGTTCAAGGGTTCATTTTGCAATAGAGTGCTGTATTTGGTAACTCGGGAAGAAGAGCAGCCTAAAAGAAGGAAAAAGCTTGTTAAGGTAATAATAGTCAAATACTTAAGACGCTGATTGTATGGAAGGTACATTTTACTGTTTATAGAATTTAACACGAATTTATTTAATTTTTAACCGCTTTTTGACGTATTTAAGCATGATTTTTCTTAAATTAGTTGCTCAACCTTTTAATCCAATTAATCAATTTTCTATGCCTAGAGCAATGTTAGATTACACCAAAACTGTCTTGCAAAAAGTAAGTTTTGATGCTAAGCTATTCGCAAAAGAATTAAAAAAAGCTGTTTCAAGGTTATTACCAAGTGAAATCGAAGAACTCAAAATCTGGTTAGAGTATTTTATTTTAGATAAACCAGAATTACATCCTACATTACTATTAATAAAAGCATAAAATAAGAGCCGCGAAAAGCGGCTTTTTTATTTTTAAAAGGCTTAATTTTTTCCTAAGGGACTAATTATTTTTACGTCTTGAAAGGCAATGGCACCTCGCACAACTCCTGAAATTACTTCCTTCAGAGCCTCCGTAATTTGAATTTTAAGTTCACTCTTATGATATATTAAACTTATTTCCCGTGCAGGGGAGGGGTTTTTAAATTGCCTTAAGGACGACTTTTTTTTCTGATCAAGCTCTAAAGTATTCAAATAAGGTAATAATGTCATGCCCATTCCTTCATCCGATAAACTTACCAAGGTTTCAAAACTTCCACTTTCAATTTTAAACTGCTCTTCGTGTTGGTTCTTTGGAGATTTACATAGATTGATGACGCCATCTCTAAAACAATGTCCATCCTGCAATAAAAGGATATCATTCACATCTAAATCTTCAGTGGTCAAAAGTTCTTTGGAGGATAAGCGGTGGTTTTTTGGAACATACCCCACAAACGGCTCGTAATAAAGAGGACGCTCTTTAATAAACTCAATTTCTAAAGGAGTAGCCGCTATTCCAGCATCCAAATGACCGTCCAATAAATTCCGAATCAATGTATCAGTTGGCTGTTCCTTTATGATCAGGTTCACCTTGGGGTATTTCTTAATAAAAGTATTAAGGAACATTGGCAATAGTGTTGGCATTACGGTAGGGATGATTCCTATGGTGTAATCCCCTCCTATAAATCCCTTGTCTTGGTCAACAATGTCCTTAATGCGCTCTGCTTCGGCAACTATATTTTTAGCCTGCGCAACTATTTTTTTACCTACCTCTGTTATTGAAATGGGTTTTTTACTTCGATCAAATATTAAAACGTCGAGTTCATCCTCAAGTTTTTGCACCTGCATGCTCAACGTAGGCTGGGTAACAAAACTCTTTTCAGCAGCAAGGGTGAAATTTTTATATTCAGCAACAGCTAAAACGTACTGTAATTGCGTTATGGTCATTCATTATAAATTAGCAATATAAAAATATGAAAAACTATCAATTTAATTTATGATGATTTAAAGAAAGATGTTCCTTGTTGATATATTAATACAAAATGAAAGAGGCTTGCAAACAGCAAGCCTCTTTATTTGATTGATGAACTGGTGTTGTCTAGAACCTGATTTCAAATTCTAAATCTTCTTCATTAGCTTCAAATTGCGCAGTGGAAAAAGAAGGAGGTCCAAAAGACATATCATTGCCAGATAGTCCATAACTTTCTTTAGGCATTCCATTTGCCTCAAAATCCATTCTACCATTTTCATTGGTATCATGCAAAGCCATTACCGCATAAGTTCCTGGTGTTACGTCCTTAAAAGTGAAGGAAACGGTTCCATTCTCAATTTTACTTTCCAAATTCCGCATTCCTGGGCCCTTCATAAATGTGTCAGCTGTATGCAGGCCAACCATTACCTTGCCTTCATTGCTGGCAACATTGGTAATGGAGACCTTAATGTTAATACCTGTTGTTTCTTGGGCGATGCTTAAAAAGCTAACAAGAAGAAAAGTTAGTGTTAGTGTCAAAGTTTTCATAATGAATGTTTTTGTTGTTAGTGATGGACCAAATTTCCTTCAAAGCAGTTTGCTTTAAAATTTCAATCTACTGAAATGTTGTTTTTTAAGACTGAACTGTAATTCAAAAAAAGCATCACAATTCATCCTGAAAATTCCACAGTTGAGTGTTTCTGATTGGTTTGGTGAAAGTGAGCACATCATTTTTGCGGCATCAAATAACAAACAGTCATGAAAAACCACATTCTTTTAGTAATCACTTTTTTTAACTTCAGCATTTTGTTGGCACAAACAACAATTTCAGGTATTGTAACCGATACTAAAAATATTCCCATTGTAGGGGCCAATGTATATTTGGAAGGAACCTATGATGGAGCTTCTACCGATGAAAGTGGTACATTCAATTTTGAAACCTCCGAAACGGGCACGCAAACCTTGGTGATTTCCATGCTGTCCTATGATGCGCATTATGAGGTTGGTGATGTCACCTATTTCAAAAATCTTAAAATCAATTTATTGGAATCCATAAATACCTTGACTGGAGTTACTCTAACGGCCGGGACTTTTGAAGCTGGCGATAACTCCAAAGTATCAGTGCTAAAACCTCTGGATATTGTAACAACGGCTGGTGCTGTTGGTGACTTTGTTGGAGCACTGCAAACGCTGCCTGGAACTACATCGGTAAATGAAGATGGCAGACTTTTTGTCCGCGGAGGATCTGCAGAAGAAACCCAGGTATTTATAGATGGACTCCGCGTTTTTCAACCATTTAATGCTACTGCAAACAATACGCCAACAAGAGGTCGATTTTCCCCATTTCTTTTTAAAGGAATTACGTTTAGCACCGGAGGGTATTCAGCAGAATATGGCCAAGCGCTATCTAGTGTGCTGTTACTGAATACTACAGATGTTCCAAACCAAGAAAAAACGGACATTTCAATAATGTCGGTTGGCGCGGGATTGAGCCATACCAAAATATGGGGAGATCAATCTTTGAGCATAAATACATCCTACATAAATCTTGCACCTTATGAAGCTTTAATACCTTCTGATCAAGGTGTAAAATGGAATAGTCCCTATGAATCCTTGGCTGGAGAAGCTGTTTTCAGAAGCAAGGGGGATAGAAGTATGTTTAAGTTGTACACTGGTTTCAACTATGCAAATTTGGATATAGAGCAAGAGGATATCAATTTCGATGATTTGGTCGGATTTCAATTAAAGAACAACAATCTATATTTCAACTCATCATACAAATACTTTTTTGAGAATGATTGGACTCTTACTTCTGGTGCTGCGATTTCATGGGATACCAACAACATAGGATTGGAGGAAGGAGCTGTTGATGACAAAGAGGCTGCGTCACATATAAAAATTAAAGCGAGAAAAAATTTTAGCAGTAGGTTTAACCTAAACTTTGGATCAGAGGTTTTTGTAACCAATTTTGATGAGACCTTTACGGATGCTATGGATGAATCCTTTACCAGTAATTACGAAGATCGATTGTTTGCAGGGTTTTTAGAAGCAGATATTTTTTTTAGTAATCATTTTGCCGTGAAATTAGGAGTCAGAGGAGAAAATAGTTCCTTATTGGATGATTTTACTATTTCGCCTAGAGTTTCATTGGCATACAAGCCGGGCGAAAAAGGTCAGTTTTCCTTGGCATATGGTGATTTTTACCAAAACCCATTATCAGAAGTGGCAAAGTTTGGGCAACCACTGCTTTCTGAAAAAACATCACATTACATCCTGAATTATCAATATGTTGGAGATGGAAAAACATTTAGGGCGGAGACATATTACAAAGATTATGACAATTTGGTGAAGTTTGATACAGATTTGCCCCAGTTTAATTCTATCTATTCAAATTCCGGTGACGGATATGCTGCTGGTCTTGATCTTTTTTGGCGAGACAACAAGAGTATTAAGAATTTGGATTATTGGGTTTCCTACTCATATTTGGATACAAAAAGGGACTATAGAAATTATTTGGAAAGTGCTACGCCCAATTTTGCTCCAAAACATAACCTTTCCTTAGTGACCAAATACTGGGTTGATGAATTGCGTTCCCAAATAGGCGTATCCTATTCATATGGTTCAGGAAGGCCATATGACAATCCAAATACCGAAGAATTTTTAGCTGAAACAACAAGGTCATTTAATAGTTTAAGCCTTAATTGGGCCTATTTAATAGATCAACAAAAAATCCTTTTCTTTTCAGTTAGTAATGTGTTGGGGTTCAATAATGTTAGCGATTATCAATATGCGGATACTCCAAATATGAATGGAGTTTTTGATAGACGCGCAATTACTCCTCCAGCAGATAGTTTCTTTTTTGTAGGCTTCTTTTGGACCATTAGTTCAGATGGAAAAAGCAATCAACTTGATAATCTGTAGATTACTTTATAAAAGAAGTTCCATTTGAATATCGCTGCGCTCATAAGGAGACTTGGCCCCATGAATTTGTACGAACCCTAATTTACGATACAAACTAATAGCTGGTTTTAATACTTTATTACTTTCAAGATATAGTCTTTTTGCTCCTTGGAATCTCGCTTTTGCAATAATATGCTCGGCTAGCAGTTTTCCTATGCCCCTCCCTTGTACCTTGGGTGATACCCCCATTTTAGCCATTTCATAGTCAAATCCAGGATAATCGCAATGTATTAAAGCACATACACCAACAGGTTCATCATCCAATAGGGCAACAGCAATATAGCCCCCTTTGTCAAGAATGTATTTCTTTGGATTATTGAGAGCAATACGGTCCATTTCCTCAATCTTAAAATACTTGAGAATCCACTCTTCATTAAGTGTTTTAAAAGCATCTTTATAAGTTTCAGTGTACGCCACTATTCTTAGGTTTTCACTCATATTTTTAATACATAATAGTCGTAGATTGTACAAAAATACATTGAAAACGATAAAAGCTTTCGGGAATTTAAAAGAAGTAAGTCACTAAATTTCAGGCGAGAACATCCAATTTTTTTCACATAATCACGTTTGATAACTAGTAAATACGGTTTTTAACGATTAAATTGGTTATTTACCGATAAAAAATGTAATATTATATAAAAGTTAATAGTAAAACTCTTACAAGTATCCCAAATCTTGCTAATGAGACCAAACAGAAAATATTTACCTGTTACCAGCAGGCTCTTTAACCTACAAACACCATTTCGCTATGGAAGTAAAACTACCCCTATTTTCCAAGTATATCATTGCGTTTCGTTTTAAATGGTTTTTTTCGCTACTTGTATGCTGCATTTTTTTTAGTAAAATTGGCGCGCAAGAAAGTAATCCATACGTAAGCTATGACGTACCATTCCAAAATCTATTAAAGTTCAATAGGTTTTTGATAAATCCTACTTTTTCAGCAGTTCGAGAAGATAAATCCTATGTTAACCTTTTTCATAGAAGTCAAGGAGCTGATTTTAACGACAATAATCAAAACTACTTTCTGAGCTATAGTGGTCGTATTAATGATCGTATTGGACTTGGAGTAAGTCTTTATAATCAACAGGAAGGCGTGATTTCCAATCTGGGGGTAATGGCAAATTATTCCCACGGTATTCAATTGGGCCAAAAAAGCAACCTCAGTTTTGGGGTAAATATTCCTTATTATGTCAGCAGTTTTGATCCTGATAGGGCAATTACCGTGGATGAAGATCCTTTGCTGAACGATGCTTCACAAAATTCCATTATTTCCTTCCAACCAGGGCTTAATCTTTCCCTTGGAAAGTTTGATTTTGGCGTTTTTGCACAAAACTTGGTGGACTATAACATGAGGTCGGGAAAATCTTTGACTGATTTTAATGAGAAGACCTTTTCTGGACATATTCAATTTGCCCATGAGTTTAAAAATGGAGCAGGTATTTTTGAAGATGGACGTTTATTGCCTTTGGCCAGAGCTAGGTTTGAAGGAGCTCAGGACCCTATTTTTGGAGGTGGTCTTATTCTTGATTTACCAAAGCTGGGATGGATTCAGGGAGGATATGACCAATTTTATGGTGCTTCAGCAGGTACCGGTTTCAATTTAAATAGGAGACTTTCCTTTGGCTATAATTTTGAGAAGAATATCAATAACAATTTAACAAATCTTGGTGTTACCCATGAGGTTTCCATAGCTTTTTCGTTTGTTCCCATACTTTCAAGAAACAGTATTGCGTCAACGGATGATTCCACTAGAGAACCTATTGAAGGAACTTTTGTGGCAGACACAAAAAAGCATAAGAAAACTCCCAAAAACAAACTAGATGCGGAGACAACCCTTCGTCCAACAAATAAAGAAGACCTCGCTTTTTGGGAAGAACAAGTCAAACTATTGAAAGCTCAACAGGATGACAACTATGCCGTAATCAATGAGTTGATTTTTAAAATGGATTCGTTAGAGGAAAATAGACAGCGCGATATGGAAAAGCGGTTTGAAATGGTGATGCGAATGGTAGAGCGCAAGACCGATAACAAACGCCCAGACATTGAGGAGGCTGCGCAAAAATTATATTTGGCCAAACACAAGGATTTGGATTCCATAGCAAGATCTTTGGAAACTACACAGTTAGCGGAAAACTCAAGTTCCAAAACAGATCAGGAATCTAAAAATAAAAAGGGCTCGTTCTCCGGAGGTGCTTTTAAACCTATTGAAAAGTTCATAAATCTAGATGGAGTAGGAAAAGGGCACTACATTGTGGCCAATGTCTTTAAAAATGAGCGGTACTTGAAAAGTTTTATGGCTCAACTTAAAGCTAAGGGATTGAATGCCAAGTATTTTAAAAACCCTGACAATGGCCTTAATTATGTTTATTTGGCAATGTATCAGGAAAATGAACTGGCTTACCAGGCATATCGTTCTAAGATGGAAGGCAAGTACAGTGATGAAATTTGGATTATGCATGTAGACAATCCAAGGTATTCAAATTGGGCGGACACCAAGTTTATGGACAATGAATAAGTAATCAGGATTTACGTTCAATCATCTTTTTAGCAATAGCTTTACTTCCGGCATCTTCTTTTTCATGAAGCTCGGAAGTAATTTTTGGATGGTCTTCTGTACGTGTTTGAGAGAGTTTGTATGCTGCTTGAATTTCTGTGATTTCAACTTGAAAACCAACAACTCCTTTCACTTGTCTTAGAGTTTTTGGAGACATATCATCAAGAGAAATAGGGTTTTTAGAATCCTTTTCATATTTGTGCACCAATTTGTGAAGAGATTTCATGGTATCTTTTTCATTGAGAACACTTAATTTTCCATAAACATGCACCGCAATATAGTTCCAAGTGGGAACTTCCTCTTCCTTGTACCATGAAGATGATACATATGCATGGGGACCGTTGAAAATACACAAGACTTCGGTTATGTCACTAAATGCCTTCCATTGCGGATTCGCCTTGGCAATATGCCCTACAAGAACATCTTTTCCTTGTTCATTCCTATCTAACTCCAAAGGAATATGTGTAGCATAAGGTCTTCCATCTGTTTGATTAACCAAAATGCCAAAGCTGTTATTGATCAAGAAATCTTTGATTTCAGCTAGATTTTCATTTTTGTAGTAATGTGGGATATACATCTATTCAAATTTTGACGAAAAGGGTTCAATTAGTTTTCAGTAGAATTTAATGATGTGAGTTTTTATAATGTTCCTTGATCAGATCCCTTCCAAAGTCTCCATCAAAATCACGCCAAACAGAATGAATATGATTTGCATTTTCCTGGGTATTATCAAATTCAACCAAAAACGTTTTTCCTTGAATGCGGTAATAATGGGGTTTACCTATTTCGGTTTCTCCAGCCCATCCAAAGTGGATATTCCCAAACTCTTCTTTTTTTAAGTTCTCCATGCGCATCTTTGCCAATTCTTCTGGCATTGCGGATAGGTATTCAAAAATAAGTTCAGAAATCATTTGTTGTTGATTATCCGTTAATTCCGATACAGAAATTCCAACGGTTTCAAGAGGTGTAACTGTTGAAAAGTTACTTGAAACATTATCTCTAAAGGCCTTTTCCCTAAAAATAGCTTTTGCTTTTTGAACTTCATTTAGCTGGTTGATTAGTTCCAGTGCTAAATCCTGTTCCGTTGCCAAAGTGCGCTCACCTTTTCTAGTACCGGATTTTATGATTGCCGGACTCGCTCCAAAAAAACGAGGAGTATAGGAAACTTTATCGTCAACAACAGTAAAGTTTAAGGAAATATGGTGCCCTTCAAAAGACCATCCCCAAACTGCATCTTTTTTTGGGTAGCCATAGATCGCAACATGATATTTTTTAGAATCGCGCATGTGGGTATTTCCGCTAAGTTCCGCAAGAACGTTTTCAAGATCTATAATCCTGATGGTTTTTTCATAGCCCGAAAGACTTAAATGGCTTTTTAGCATCGTATGGAATAATTTGGATTGGGAACTATTTAATTTTCCAATTTGAATACCAGGTCTTTCCCACATGGATGCAGGTAAAAAATGCCAGTTTTGACGTGTTTCAGTTTCAAAAGGGAATTGGGTTTTTTCGAGTTGCGCAACATTGAGCGATTTTAAAAAAGCCACTACAGGGTCTGAATCTGACTGCCCAAAGGATGGGAAGACAATGATGCAAAATAACCATAGAATATACTTTTTCATAAGTAGTTATTAAAATGGTAAGTCAGTGAAAAAAATCATTGCAAGATACGGTTTAGCTATAAATAGCTTAACCACCACTTTCCCTTATTGTTGAGTTTGTAAATCATGTATTTGTTACAAATGGGGTACAGAAAGAGTACAATGCCAACCCAAATCAAATAGACGCTTCCCAATTCACTTTTGATTGATTATCAAATATATAGGCACAAACTTTTAATGCTAAAACTGAAAATAAATAAATTGCTCCCCACTACCTTGTGCAATACAGATAAGTATAAACATTACAGCCCAAACTATGCCCAATGCCCACGGGTGTATTTTTTTGCTTACTTCTTTCATGTTGGTGTTGCGCATGAACCAATGGCAGATAAAAAGAAGGGCAACCACAGTAAATACCTTGATAATATCAAAAGACCCGAGAATTTTTTCACCCTCATCATTCAGAAACAGCATTGATGTAACCATGTTTTTAGCTGTGGAAAATTCTCTTGCCCTGAAAAATACCCATGTGAAATTTACCAAAGTGTAGGTTAACAAGGCAAATAGAATCCCATTCCAAGCATTTATTTTGATGGGTATTACTTTTTTGAGCAAACGTTCACCTACCAGGTAGATGCCATGCAAAGCGCCCCAAACAACAAAGGTCCATGCAGCTCCATGCCAAAGACCACCCAATAACATGGTGAGCATTAAGGCAACATACATGCGGGTAATCCCGTGTCTATTTCCACCCAAAGGAATATATAAATAATCTCGTAACCAGCTAGAGAGGGAAATATGCCAACGTTTCCATAGATCTCTGAAACCAATAGAAGCGTAGGGAAACATAAAGTTATCAGGAAGAACAATTCCCAACATCAATGCAATGCCAATGGCACAGGTAGAATATCCGGCAAAATCAAAAAAGATTTGACCTGAAAATGCAAGTGTGCCCGACCAAGCATCCATTCCATGAAGAATGTTCTTCGAGCCAAAAACTGTATCGGAAGTTCCAGACAGCAACGTATCTGCCAGCACTACTTTTTGAAATAATCCAATAGTCAATAAAAACAAACCCCAGATAAATTGTTGCGCAGTGGCTTTTTTGGATTCGTAAAATTGTGAAATAAGATCTTTTGCCCTTACAATTGGACCCGCCACTAGTTGCGGAAAGAAGGTTACATACAACGCAAAATCTAAAAAGGTCTTGGCGGGGTCTATTTTCTTCTTATAAATGTCAATTGTATAGGACATGGTCTGGAAGGTGTAAAACGAAATTCCCATGGGCAGAATAATATCCATAGGCTGTGCTTGGAAATCCCACCCAATGCTATTTGCCGCTGTAACAAAGTTTTCCAGTAAAAAATCCCCGTATTTAAAAAAGGCCAAGAACCCAAGATTTACAACCATGCTTAGCAAGAGCCATAATTTTCTAATATTTTGTCGTTCTTCTTTGGCCAATTGGTTTCCTGCTGTCCAGTCTACCATGGTTGAAATCCATAGAAGCAGAATTAATGGCGGATTCCATAACCCATAAAAGACATAACTGGCCAATAACAGCATTGTTTTTTTTCCTGTCCAGTTAAAAAGAGGAGCATAATACAGTGCTAATACAACTGTCAAAAAGACAATAAATCCTAATGAATTGAATAACATATTTAGTTGGTTTTTTGTAAGTGTTTATCTTTAATTAGTTGGTTTACCAAATCGGCGGTATACGTTTTTGCATCTTCGGCATTCATATGGGACCAATCTGGCAATGTATGTTTTGACATAAATCCGTAATCTTCAAAATGATATGCTGGACAATCCAGAAGTTCAACAAATTTGTCCCAAACCTTATTTTTAGGAAGGATTCTTTTGGTGTGCATATTCCACTCATTTTCAGCCTTATGCCTTACCAAAATAATTTTCCCTCCACGGGCCTTGAATTTTTTTGCTGGCTCTTGATATTTTTCAATTATTGTGGGCACCACATCTTTGATGACCTCATAATCTGGGATATATGGTAAGAAAGAATTCCAAACATTTTGGACTTTTTCTGCAAATTCAGGTTTGGTTACCATTGAAGAGAACATGATTAAATTTCTATCTTCATCATTGTAGCCAAAATTCAGGAACTTAGGTGCAGGTGGAATCCTTTCGCCAATCGAGATAGTGTTTATCAGTGCTTTTAAATCAAGGTCATTGTAAAACTTCAGCTCTGATGAGGTCAGCATTACCAAATTTCGTTCTAAAGGTTTTGAAACCCAAAAACCCAGTTTTTGGGCATAGGTTTGATTGTGGTAATGTTCCACCCACATTTTGGCCTCTAAATTTCGTTGTTCCACCCCTGGTGAGAAACAAAGAAGCGGTGTAACTCCAAGAATCAGTGTTCCATTAAAATCGGTATTTTCAACAATATCTTCAAGGAATGGTAGGGGAGGTTTACCGTTTGTAGATAAGTTTATGGGTTTACTACCTTGTACTTCTTCCCAAACATGTGTGTTAAAATCAAATCCAGTTCTTGACGAGCCAATGATAACAACGTCGTTCTCAGTAGCTGATGCTACTTTGGCTTTGTGCTGAGCCCAGAGATATCTATCGTCTTCTAGATTTGCTCTGTAATAATCTGGTTTTGAACGCCAATGTATCTCCCAAGCAGCCAGACTTATTATACTGAGTAGAATGGCAATTAACAATGATTGTTTCAGCTTCATCTTTGTCATTATTAGTTAGTGAACATACCATCTGTTTTCATAATCTTGATGAACTCCCTGGTAAAGTAATCTGCATCATCTGCTGTTAGATGGGACCATTCTGGGAGGGTTAGATTTTGTAACTGTGGATAATCTTCAAAGTGATAGGCTCTGACATTGGCTTTTTCAACCAATTCATCCCAAAACTCGTTTCTGGGAGTAATCTTAGTTTCAAAATCCCGTAGATAGCCTGTTGATGGACAACGTAGCAAAATAACGTTTCCACCTTTTTCCTTAAATTTTTTTAAATCTTCAAGAAAAAAAGCCATTGTTGCTTTTTTATCTGGAGGCGGTCCTTCCCCGGACATAAAAAATTGCCAAACTTTTTTCACGGTATTTGCAAAGGCTGTATCAGTTTCCATCCGTTTTTTCATGCGTACATTTCTGTCCAGTCTTATGGTTTCAAAGGAATGGAATGGAGGCATTGGGTCAAAAACGCGATTGCCAATTTTTACTTTTCCCAATAATTCTTTTAGATTGAGACCATCTACCCCTTCAACTTCACTTATAAAAGCAAGCGAATTTTGAAGTGGAATGGATAACTTATGATTTATGCGTTGGGCGAAGGTTCTATCATGAAAATAGTCTATTCTAGCCTGTGGCCAAGCCCAAGGCGGAGCTTCAGGATATGTAGTTGAAAAAAAGAGGCCAGGTGTTACCCCAACTAGAATGGTGCCATTAAAGGAGGAGGTATTGACTATATCATGAAAAACAGGTAAAGGGGAGCAGCCACCAGCTGACAATTGAATAGGTTTCTTTCCAATTATTTTTTTCCATTCATCCAGTTGTATATCAAAATGCACTCTGGAAGATCCAATAAGAACAATGTCTTCTTTGGATAGATCATCAACTTTAGAGCGTTCAAGTGCCCAAAGGGCATCATTATCATCAATTGATCGTGAGAACCCCTGGGAACGCAAAAAAAATTCCCATCCAACAAGTCCAATTACACCTAAAAATAAAGCAATGAGAAGTGATTGTTTTAAATTCATCTGGTTGTTTTTGGTTTAATTCTTAGTGGTTGTTTCTTTTTGTAGGTTAAGGACCGCCAAAGCCATTCTGCAGGTCCATACTGAAAGTATTTTAACCAAATAGGGCTGAAAATCAATTGGAAAAGCCAAATGGCACCTACAACATAATAAAGTTCGTAACGCTGAAGTTTTCCATACAGCGCAAATCCGAAACCTAAAAATACAAAAGCAGTTATAATGCTGTGTATTAGATAATTGCTCAATGCCATTTTACCTACGGCTGCTAGTGCTTTTTGAAGAAAATTAAGGAAACCGGATTTTATGAACAACATAAAAAGGCCAATATGACCAAGAGTGGTGAACAAACGTCCAATATGATACGTTTGTCCTGATTTTGACATTGCTACAACATCAAAATTTGAGTTTACATCTATACTAGTTTCATAATAATTTATAGACAACCCAATCAAATATCCCGTGACCATCATGATGAGGTAAAACAGATAGTTTTTTTCTCCATGAAAAATCCGGAGTTTAAAAAATGCCATA contains:
- a CDS encoding D-alanyl-D-alanine carboxypeptidase; the protein is MYLPYNQRLKYLTIITLTSFFLLLGCSSSRVTKYSTLLQNEPLNNSFHGLVVLDTERDEVIYNTNGDRYFTPASNLKIVTFFTGLVLLPKNIPSLKYHVQNDTLFAEGTGDPSALHPYFEDSTAINFLNSFKNVSLYLKNSAEDKYGPGWAWEDYDTYFSPEKSTFPLYGNVVTISKPDSLNVSPSFFKENVILIEESKQRDEFINHFFISPSEKDTLEVPFITSDLLTKHLLENNLKKNISLIDSFPAGDKKILYGIETDSIYKLMLHKSDNFLAEQLLMAASSMLSDTLSTKTVITHMLENDLADLEHQPRWVDGSGLSRYNLFTPKSFVQILQKIYTKVPGKRLFQLFPSWGALGTITKWENPNTKPYIFAKSGYVGNNYNLSGYLKTKSGKLLIFSFMNNHFTIPTSQIRLEIATVLKDLHENY
- a CDS encoding hydrogen peroxide-inducible genes activator — its product is MTITQLQYVLAVAEYKNFTLAAEKSFVTQPTLSMQVQKLEDELDVLIFDRSKKPISITEVGKKIVAQAKNIVAEAERIKDIVDQDKGFIGGDYTIGIIPTVMPTLLPMFLNTFIKKYPKVNLIIKEQPTDTLIRNLLDGHLDAGIAATPLEIEFIKERPLYYEPFVGYVPKNHRLSSKELLTTEDLDVNDILLLQDGHCFRDGVINLCKSPKNQHEEQFKIESGSFETLVSLSDEGMGMTLLPYLNTLELDQKKKSSLRQFKNPSPAREISLIYHKSELKIQITEALKEVISGVVRGAIAFQDVKIISPLGKN
- a CDS encoding DUF2141 domain-containing protein, with amino-acid sequence MKTLTLTLTFLLVSFLSIAQETTGINIKVSITNVASNEGKVMVGLHTADTFMKGPGMRNLESKIENGTVSFTFKDVTPGTYAVMALHDTNENGRMDFEANGMPKESYGLSGNDMSFGPPSFSTAQFEANEEDLEFEIRF
- a CDS encoding TonB-dependent receptor is translated as MKNHILLVITFFNFSILLAQTTISGIVTDTKNIPIVGANVYLEGTYDGASTDESGTFNFETSETGTQTLVISMLSYDAHYEVGDVTYFKNLKINLLESINTLTGVTLTAGTFEAGDNSKVSVLKPLDIVTTAGAVGDFVGALQTLPGTTSVNEDGRLFVRGGSAEETQVFIDGLRVFQPFNATANNTPTRGRFSPFLFKGITFSTGGYSAEYGQALSSVLLLNTTDVPNQEKTDISIMSVGAGLSHTKIWGDQSLSINTSYINLAPYEALIPSDQGVKWNSPYESLAGEAVFRSKGDRSMFKLYTGFNYANLDIEQEDINFDDLVGFQLKNNNLYFNSSYKYFFENDWTLTSGAAISWDTNNIGLEEGAVDDKEAASHIKIKARKNFSSRFNLNFGSEVFVTNFDETFTDAMDESFTSNYEDRLFAGFLEADIFFSNHFAVKLGVRGENSSLLDDFTISPRVSLAYKPGEKGQFSLAYGDFYQNPLSEVAKFGQPLLSEKTSHYILNYQYVGDGKTFRAETYYKDYDNLVKFDTDLPQFNSIYSNSGDGYAAGLDLFWRDNKSIKNLDYWVSYSYLDTKRDYRNYLESATPNFAPKHNLSLVTKYWVDELRSQIGVSYSYGSGRPYDNPNTEEFLAETTRSFNSLSLNWAYLIDQQKILFFSVSNVLGFNNVSDYQYADTPNMNGVFDRRAITPPADSFFFVGFFWTISSDGKSNQLDNL
- a CDS encoding GNAT family N-acetyltransferase: MSENLRIVAYTETYKDAFKTLNEEWILKYFKIEEMDRIALNNPKKYILDKGGYIAVALLDDEPVGVCALIHCDYPGFDYEMAKMGVSPKVQGRGIGKLLAEHIIAKARFQGAKRLYLESNKVLKPAISLYRKLGFVQIHGAKSPYERSDIQMELLL